In Papaver somniferum cultivar HN1 chromosome 1, ASM357369v1, whole genome shotgun sequence, a genomic segment contains:
- the LOC113299768 gene encoding uncharacterized protein LOC113299768 isoform X1: MPALKMKTKPCTGTGLHVCHKSSKISKNSSSQIRLSQYTAELDGSVDNHHDVFSDIEVSQEIEWDKPDVAHRNLLNGEACSFPESPLSAVESPGDERMDLAPPTCSSNMETIFSPIFEFNEIHSKPNIYNYSAKDDFIFSQLIADEESNSASSNSYGYQTCNVSDFHISDMTVSGLPFDGSAGFEDIMDSNNFFDYGCSVVPDTVFDMAERYMILPFLEETGETTNIFDKRACEEEEQEASINSDDSCLYLAIHQLKSCDEQSNFNSHSVVGVDEVDCFDPHLFLRNLPDLSDVVPSVWPLLLPKETRKRKSITLVLDLDETLVHSTLEHCDDADFTFPVFFNMKEHTVYVRQRPYLKPFLGKVAEMFEIIVFTASQSSYAEQLLNILDPSGKLISQRAYRESCLFSDGSYTKDLTVLGVDLAKVALIDNSPQVFRLQVNNGIPIKSWFDDPSDRALVSLLPFLETLVDADDVRPIIAQRFSNNQQQ, from the exons ATGCCAGCATTAAAGATGAAAACTAAACCATGTACGGGTACAGGTCTCCATGTGTGCCACAAGTCAAGTAAAATCTCAAAGAATTCTTCCTCTCAAATCAGATTATCTCAGTACACAGCAGAGTTGGACGGATCTGTTGATAATCATCATGATG TTTTCTCCGACATCGAAGTGTCCCAGGAAATTGAATGGGATAAGCCTGATGTTGCTCACAGAAACTTGTTGAATGGTGAAGCTTGTTCATTTCCAGAGTCACCACTATCCGCAGTTGAATCTCCTGGGGACGAAAGAATG GATTTGGCACCACCAACTTGCTCATCAAACATGGAGACTATCTTTTCTCCTATCTTCGAGTTCAATGAAATCCATTCCAAACCAAACATATATAATTATTCAG CGAAAGATGACTTTATATTTTCTCAATTGATTGCTGACGAGGAAAGTAACAGTGCCAGCAGTAATTCATATGGATACCAAACTTGTAATGTATCGGATTTCCACATTTCGGACATGACTGTGTCTGGTTTACCATTTGATGGAAGTGCAGGATTTGAGGATATTATGGATTCCAATAATTTTTTTGATTACGGATGTTCTGTTGTTCCTGATACAGTGTTTGATATGGCTGAGAGATACATGATACTTCCTTTCCTTGAGGAAACTGGGGAAACAACCAATATTTTTGACAAGCGGGcatgtgaagaagaagagcaagagGCCTCGATAAACTCAGATGATTCTTGCTTATATCTAGCAATCCATCAGTTGAAATCTTGTGATGAACAATCTAATTTCAACTCTCACTCGGTTGTCGGTGTAGATGAAGTAGACTGCTTTGATCCACACTTGTTCCTTAGAAATCTGCCTGATCTTTCTGATGTTGTTCCATCTGTGTGGCCCTTACTGCTCCCAAAAGAAACTCGGAAACGGAAATCAATCACTCTAGTACTGGACTTGGATG AAACACTTGTACACTCTACCCTGGAACACTGTGATGATGCTGATTTCACATTTCCAGTTTTCTTCAACATGAAAGAACACACTGTGTACGTTAGACAGAGGCCATACCTTAAGCCATTCTTGGGAAAAGTTGCAGAGATGTTTGAAATCATTGTCTTCACAGCAAGTCAAAGTAGCTATGCCGAACAGCTACTTAATATATTGGATCCGAGTGGAAAGCTCATTTCTCAACGAGCTTACCGTGAATCTTGCCTTTTCTCAGATGGTAGCTATACTAAAGACTTGACAGTTCTGGGAGTCGATTTGGCAAAGGTTGCCTTAATTGATAACTCTCCACAG GTTTTCCGGCTGCAAGTTAATAACGGGATTCCTATCAAAAGCTGGTTTGATGACCCATCTGACAGAGCATTAGTTTCATTACTACCGTTTTTAGAGACTCTGGTGGATGCAGATGATGTTCGCCCTATCATTGCGCAAAGATTCAGTAATAACCAACAGCAATAA
- the LOC113299768 gene encoding CTD small phosphatase-like protein 2 isoform X2, giving the protein MPALKMKTKPCTGTGLHVCHKSSKISKNSSSQIRLSQYTAELDGSVDNHHDVFSDIEVSQEIEWDKPDVAHRNLLNGEACSFPESPLSAVESPGDERMDLAPPTCSSNMETIFSPIFEFNEIHSKPNIYNYSAKDDFIFSQLIADEESNSASSNSYGYQTLFDMAERYMILPFLEETGETTNIFDKRACEEEEQEASINSDDSCLYLAIHQLKSCDEQSNFNSHSVVGVDEVDCFDPHLFLRNLPDLSDVVPSVWPLLLPKETRKRKSITLVLDLDETLVHSTLEHCDDADFTFPVFFNMKEHTVYVRQRPYLKPFLGKVAEMFEIIVFTASQSSYAEQLLNILDPSGKLISQRAYRESCLFSDGSYTKDLTVLGVDLAKVALIDNSPQVFRLQVNNGIPIKSWFDDPSDRALVSLLPFLETLVDADDVRPIIAQRFSNNQQQ; this is encoded by the exons ATGCCAGCATTAAAGATGAAAACTAAACCATGTACGGGTACAGGTCTCCATGTGTGCCACAAGTCAAGTAAAATCTCAAAGAATTCTTCCTCTCAAATCAGATTATCTCAGTACACAGCAGAGTTGGACGGATCTGTTGATAATCATCATGATG TTTTCTCCGACATCGAAGTGTCCCAGGAAATTGAATGGGATAAGCCTGATGTTGCTCACAGAAACTTGTTGAATGGTGAAGCTTGTTCATTTCCAGAGTCACCACTATCCGCAGTTGAATCTCCTGGGGACGAAAGAATG GATTTGGCACCACCAACTTGCTCATCAAACATGGAGACTATCTTTTCTCCTATCTTCGAGTTCAATGAAATCCATTCCAAACCAAACATATATAATTATTCAG CGAAAGATGACTTTATATTTTCTCAATTGATTGCTGACGAGGAAAGTAACAGTGCCAGCAGTAATTCATATGGATACCAAACTT TGTTTGATATGGCTGAGAGATACATGATACTTCCTTTCCTTGAGGAAACTGGGGAAACAACCAATATTTTTGACAAGCGGGcatgtgaagaagaagagcaagagGCCTCGATAAACTCAGATGATTCTTGCTTATATCTAGCAATCCATCAGTTGAAATCTTGTGATGAACAATCTAATTTCAACTCTCACTCGGTTGTCGGTGTAGATGAAGTAGACTGCTTTGATCCACACTTGTTCCTTAGAAATCTGCCTGATCTTTCTGATGTTGTTCCATCTGTGTGGCCCTTACTGCTCCCAAAAGAAACTCGGAAACGGAAATCAATCACTCTAGTACTGGACTTGGATG AAACACTTGTACACTCTACCCTGGAACACTGTGATGATGCTGATTTCACATTTCCAGTTTTCTTCAACATGAAAGAACACACTGTGTACGTTAGACAGAGGCCATACCTTAAGCCATTCTTGGGAAAAGTTGCAGAGATGTTTGAAATCATTGTCTTCACAGCAAGTCAAAGTAGCTATGCCGAACAGCTACTTAATATATTGGATCCGAGTGGAAAGCTCATTTCTCAACGAGCTTACCGTGAATCTTGCCTTTTCTCAGATGGTAGCTATACTAAAGACTTGACAGTTCTGGGAGTCGATTTGGCAAAGGTTGCCTTAATTGATAACTCTCCACAG GTTTTCCGGCTGCAAGTTAATAACGGGATTCCTATCAAAAGCTGGTTTGATGACCCATCTGACAGAGCATTAGTTTCATTACTACCGTTTTTAGAGACTCTGGTGGATGCAGATGATGTTCGCCCTATCATTGCGCAAAGATTCAGTAATAACCAACAGCAATAA